The nucleotide sequence AGCGGGCCAGGAGTCGCAACAGCTCGCGGTCGTCGTCAACGATCAGAACGTGCGGGGATTCCTGCATGGGCGCCGCCTCGGTCGTCCCCGATCAGGGTAGAGTTAGCACTCGGGTGCCCGAGTGCGAGCTGCGCATGGCGAACGCCTCGATCTGGGCCCGGTGCCCGGGTAGCGTCTGTGCCGCGAGCCGCACCCATCGGTCGTCCACGATCCGCTCACCTGCGGCTGCGAGCAGCCTGGCCGAGACCACCAGCGGGCTCCCGAACTCGCGGGTCAGCCGTTCGAGGCGCTCGGCCACATTCACCGTGTCGCCGATGACCGTGTACTCGAGCAGGTGCTGGTCACCCAGCGCGCCCGCGAACACTTCGCCGTAATGGCCGCCGATGCCGATGCTGACCAGAGGAAGGCCCGCCTTCTCGCGCTCCTGCGACCAACTGCCGACCGCGTCGAGCATGTCGAGCGCGCAGTTCAGCGCCCGGCGGGCGTCGTCAGCATGCGACAGCGGCGCCCCGAAGACGGCCATGATCGCGTCGCCGATGAACTTGTCGACCGTGCCATCGTGGCTGAAGATCGGTGCCGACAAGCGGCCCCGGAACTCCGACAGAAACCCGCCCAGCTCCTTCGGATCCATCGCCTCGGCCATGGCGGTGAAGCCACGGATGTCGACGAACAGCACGGCCACGCGCTGACGACTTCCCGCCAGTAACTGCTCGTCGGGACTTGCGGCCAGCCGCTCCGCCAGGTTCGGCGAGAAATAGCGTGACAGTTTGGCTGCGCGGTAGGTCTGATCGATCGATTCGAAAAGCAAACGTCTGGTTCGTTGCCCAGTCACAAGGAGAATCACGGCTGACAGGCCAACAATCGTAATTGGGAAAGCTTGGAAGAGCATGAAGTTTCCGAGCATTCCCTGATCAGCCATGCGCATGCCGTGACTGAGCGCGCCATCGCCGGCTGAAAGCAGAAAGGCGCCGGCTTCGACGGTCACGACGAACAACGCCGCAGCATAGACGACCAGCCACGGCCGGTAGCGCATCGAGGCGTGCACCATGATGACGAATACCAGGGCCGCGACCGGCATGGCGAAACTGTGGCTCGGCGGCATGCCGATCATCTGGGTCAGCAGCAGCAGCTGGATCGACACCATCACGATGTCGAAGGTGACGAACAGGTAGGGGATGGATGGATGGAAGATCCCCCGCCGGGCGAGACCGATGCCAACCAGCATCCCGACGCCGTACAGGAACAGCCACGTCGAAATATCGAGCCGATGCAGGCCCTGGTCGGTGAAGGCAACGACCGACAGTAACGACGCGCAGATGACGAGCCGGAAGAGCGCGGCGACCCGCTCGCCATCAAGCTCGGCCTGGCGCAACAGATCGCGCGTGT is from Herpetosiphonaceae bacterium and encodes:
- a CDS encoding adenylate/guanylate cyclase domain-containing protein — translated: MPIDGVEGRQQPEGRAPRATVADTRDLLRQAELDGERVAALFRLVICASLLSVVAFTDQGLHRLDISTWLFLYGVGMLVGIGLARRGIFHPSIPYLFVTFDIVMVSIQLLLLTQMIGMPPSHSFAMPVAALVFVIMVHASMRYRPWLVVYAAALFVVTVEAGAFLLSAGDGALSHGMRMADQGMLGNFMLFQAFPITIVGLSAVILLVTGQRTRRLLFESIDQTYRAAKLSRYFSPNLAERLAASPDEQLLAGSRQRVAVLFVDIRGFTAMAEAMDPKELGGFLSEFRGRLSAPIFSHDGTVDKFIGDAIMAVFGAPLSHADDARRALNCALDMLDAVGSWSQEREKAGLPLVSIGIGGHYGEVFAGALGDQHLLEYTVIGDTVNVAERLERLTREFGSPLVVSARLLAAAGERIVDDRWVRLAAQTLPGHRAQIEAFAMRSSHSGTRVLTLP